A window of Saccopteryx leptura isolate mSacLep1 chromosome 5, mSacLep1_pri_phased_curated, whole genome shotgun sequence contains these coding sequences:
- the TLR1 gene encoding toll-like receptor 1, giving the protein MTRTNSTIFHFAIISMLIFEIKMQLSDESECLVDRSKSGLIHVPKDLSPKTTILNISHNNISELWTSDIQSLSKLRILIISHNEIQYLNISVFKFNQELEYLDLSHNKLEKIFCHPSVNLKHLDLSFNAFGALPMCKEFGNMSQLEFLGLSATQFQKSSVLPIAHLHINKILLVLGDLYGEEEDPGSLPDLNTESLHIVFPAGKEFHFPLDVSASTAVNLELSNIKCELGDNGCSYFLNVLSTLQKNSRLSNLTLYNVEATWYSLMMIFQWVWHTGIEYFSIANVRLQGDFKVRDFDYSNTSLKALSIYHVVSEVFSLSQGYIYKIFSNMNIQNFTVFGTPMVHMVCPSQMSPFLHLDFSNNLLTDTVFNNCKTLVRLETFSLQMNKLKKLASIAHMTEQMKSLQQLDISQNALRYDENEGYCPWTISLLSLNMSSNILTDSVFSCLPPRVKVLDLHSNRITSIPENVTSLETLQELNVAFNFLAQLPGCGAFSGLSVLIIDYNSISNPSAHFFQSCQNIRSINAGNNPFQCTCELREFVQNIGQVSSAVLEAWPDSYKCDYPESYKGTLLKNFHMSPLSCNIVLLIVTIGVTGLVLAVTMTVLCIYFDLPWYLRMVCQWTQTRHRARNTVLDELQNTFHFHAFISYSEHDSAWVKNELLPNIEKEDMRICLHERNFVPGKSIVENIINCIEKSYKSIFVLSPNFVQSEWCHYELYFAHHNLFHEGSNNLILILLEPIPKYSIPSSYHQLKTLMAQRTYLEWPKEKSKHGLFWANLRASIYIKLIEQAKETEHICI; this is encoded by the coding sequence ATGACCAGAACTAATTCTACCATCTTCCATTTTGCCATCATCTCCATGTTAATATTTGAGATCAAAATGCAATTATCCGATGAAAGTGAATGTTTAGTTGACAGATCAAAGAGTGGTCTCATCCACGTTCCTAAAGACCTATCCCCGAAAACAACAATCTTAAATATATCACACAACAATATATCCGAGCTTTGGACTTCTGACATCCAATCATTATCAAAGCTGAGGattttgattatttctcataACGAAATCCAATATCTTAACATCAGTGTTTTCAAATTTAATCAGGAATTGGAATACTTGGATTTGTCCCACAACAAGTTGGAGAAGATTTTTTGCCACCCTTCTGTGAACCTCAAGCACTTAGACCTCTCTTTTAATGCATTTGGTGCCCTGCCCATGTGCAAAGAGTTTGGCAACATGTCTCAACTAGAATTTCTGGGTTTGAGTGCCACACAGTTCCAAAAATCTAGTGTGTTGCCAATTGCTCATTTGCATATCAATAAGATTTTACTGGTCTTAGGAGACCTGTATGGGGAAGAAGAAGACCCTGGGAGCCTTCCAGACCTTAACACAGAGAGTCTGCACATTGTTTTTCCCGCAGGAAAGGAGTTCCACTTTCCTTTGGATGTGTCAGCCAGCACTGCAGTAAATTTGGAACTGTCCAATATCAAATGTGAGCTGGGTGATAATGGATGTTCTTATTTCCTGAATGTTCTGTCAACACTTCAAAAGAATTCAAGGTTATCCAATCTTACTTTATACAACGTTGAAGCAACATGGTACTCTCTCATGATGATATTCCAGTGGGTTTGGCATACGGGCATAGAATATTTCTCAATTGCAAATGTGAGGCTGCAAGGTGACTTTAAAGTCAGAGATTTTGATTATTCCAACACTTCACTGAAGGCCTTGTCTATATACCATGTTGTCAGCGAAGTGTTCAGTTTGTCACAAGGTTATATCTATAAGATCTTTTCAAATATGAACATCCAGAATTTTACGGTGTTTGGTACACCCATGGTCCACATGGTCTGTCCATCTCAAATGAGCCCATTTCTGCATTTGGATTTTTCCAATAATCTCTTAACAGACACAGTTTTTAACAATTGTAAAACATTGGTGAGGTTGGAGACATTTAgtttacaaatgaataaattaaaaaagcttGCAAGTATAGCTCATATGACCGAGCAGATGAAGTCTCTACAACAATTAGATATAAGCCAGAATGCTCTAAGATATGATGAAAATGAAGGATATTGCCCTTGGACTATAAGTTTATTAAGTTTAAATATGTCTTCAAATATACTTACTGACTCTGTATTCAGTTGTTTACCTCCCAGGGTCAAGGTTCTTGATCTTCACAGTAACAGAATAACCAGCATCCCTGAAAATGTCACCAGCCTGGAAACTTTGCAAGAACTCAATGTTGCTTTCAATTTCTTAGCCCAACTTCCCGGATGTGGTGCCTTTAGCGGGCTTTCTGTACTGATCATTGACTATAATTCAATTTCCAACCCATCGGCTCATTTCTTCCAGAGCTGCCAGAATATTAGGTCCATAAATGCAGGGAACAACCCATTCCAATGTACATGTGAGCTAAGAGAATTTGTCCAAAATATAGGCCAAGTATCAAGTGCAGTGCTAGAGGCTTGGCCTGACTCTTATAAGTGTGACTATCCAGAAAGCTATAAGGGAACCCTATTAAAGAACTTTCATATGTCTCCATTATCCTGTAACATAGTTCTGCTGATTGTCACCATTGGGGTCACTGGGCTGGTATTGGCTGTTACTATGACTGTCCTCTGTATCTATTTTGATCTGCCCTGGTATCTCAGGATGGTGTGTCAATGGACCCAGACCCGGCACAGGGCTAGGAACACAGTTTTAGATGAACTCCAAAACACTTTCCATTTCCATGCTTTTATTTCATACAGTGAACACGATTCTGCCTGGGTGAAGAATGAGTTACTACCAAACATAGAAAAAGAAGATATGCGGATTTGTCTCCATGAGCGAAACTTTGTTCCTGGCAAGAGCATTGTGGAAAATATCATAAACTGCATTGAGAAAAGTTACAAGTCTATCTTTGTTTTGTCTCCCAACTTTGTTCAGAGCGAGTGGTGCCATTATGAACTCTACTTTGCCC